One window of Channa argus isolate prfri chromosome 4, Channa argus male v1.0, whole genome shotgun sequence genomic DNA carries:
- the LOC137126153 gene encoding cyclin-dependent kinase inhibitor 1C-like, which translates to MSNVQLSCSALERLVARRTFPLHRRTSVCRNLFGPVDHDELSRDMKAKMREISERDQQRWNFNFETNTPLSGDYEWEEVPVDNTPALYQDSVQNGRTPANQIPTSETPGMDVLERLAVPESSSTPCPVEVNQENRTDKLNSGRASRRQVPCVRRKKTATTDNNTHITDFFVKRKRPAERKPNDTGPCHLSLSPIPVEQTPRKRIR; encoded by the exons ATGTCTAACGTCCAGTTATCATGCAGCGCGCTGGAGAGGCTGGTGGCCAGGAGGACCTTCCCTCTCCACAGACGCACCAGCGTTTGTCGTAACCTCTTCGGACCGGTGGATCACGACGAACTGAGCCGGGATATGAAAGCCAAGATGCGGGAGATTTCCGAGCGAGACCAACAGAGATGGAACTTTAATTTTGAGACCAACACCCCGCTGAGTGGAGATTACGAGTGGGAAGAGGTTCCCGTGGATAACACCCCGGCGTTGTACCAAGACTCTGTACAGAACGGCAGGACGCCCGCAAATCAGATTCCCACCTCGGAGACCCCGGGTATGGATGTACTGGAGCGCCTGGCCGTGCCCGAGAGCAGCAGCACTCCCTGTCCGGTGGAGGTCAACCAGGAGAACCGCACAGACAAGCTCAACTCAGGCAGGGCGAGTCGTAGACAGGTCCCGTGTGTTAGACGCAAGAAGACGGCAACTACTGACAACAACACGCACATCACAG ACTTCTTCGTAAAACGTAAGAGGCCCGCTGAGCGAAAACCTAATGATACGGGCCCGTGCCACCTCTCACTGTCTCCGATCCCCGTGGAACAGACTCCGCGAAAGAGGATCCGTTGA